From Vitis vinifera cultivar Pinot Noir 40024 chromosome 5, ASM3070453v1, the proteins below share one genomic window:
- the LOC100241482 gene encoding methylecgonone reductase → MFLQAVYMERPFVVFTFLRQVLLTKMEIPEVLLSSGQKMPLLGMGTATFPLPPPHQVTSILVDAIEVGYRHFDSAAVYASEEPLGRAVTEAIERGLIKSRSELFITSKLWCTDNHPDLVLPALKNTLQKLGMEYVDLYLVHWPVRLRKEAPIFEFSGEDVIPWDMKGTWAAMEECCRLGLARSIGVSNFSSKKLSQLLQHATIPPAVNQVEMNPAWHHVKLRGFCKEKGIHVTAWSPLGANGAFWGSLAVVDNPILKEISTAKGKSLAQVALRWLHQQGVSIVVKSFNKERMKENLKIFDWELTDNELAKIKQILQHRGCPGQSFVHHDGPYKSLEELWDDDA, encoded by the exons ATGTT TCTGCAGGCAGTATATATGGAGAGACCCTTTGTAGTGTTCACATTTCTGCGCCAAGTTCTCCTCACAAAGATGGAAATCCCAGAAGTATTACTGAGCTCTGGCCAAAAAATGCCACTGCTAGGCATGGGAACAGCAACCTTTCCCCTCCCACCGCCTCACCAAGTCACCTCCATCCTTGTGGATGCCATCGAGGTGGGTTACCGCCACTTTGACAGTGCTGCTGTCTATGCTTCTGAAGAGCCTCTTGGCCGAGCAGTGACTGAAGCTATAGAGCGAGGTCTCATCAAGAGCCGAAGTGAATTGTTCATCACTTCAAAGCTATGGTGCACTGACAACCACCCTGACCTCGTTCTTCCAGCCCTCAAGAACACACTCCA GAAGCTGGGAATGGAATATGTAGATCTTTATCTGGTGCATTGGCCTGTGAGGTTGAGGAAAGAAGCTCCAATCTTTGAGTTTTCAGGGGAGGATGTTATTCCCTGGGACATGAAAGGAACATGGGCAGCCATGGAAGAGTGCTGCAGATTGGGCCTAGCCAGATCTATTGGTGTAAGCAACTTCAGTTCCAAAAAGCTCTCCCAGCTTCTCCAACATGCTACCATTCCTCCTGCTGTTAATCAG GTGGAGATGAACCCAGCATGGCATCATGTGAAATTGAGGGGGTTCTGCAAGGAGAAGGGGATTCATGTGACTGCATGGTCTCCACTGGGAGCAAATGGAGCCTTTTGGGGTTCCCTTGCTGTGGTggataatccaattttgaaagaaatctcTACTGCAAAAGGGAAGAGCTTGGCACAG GTTGCGTTGAGATGGTTGCACCAGCAAGGAGTTAGCATTGTAGTTAAGAGCTTCAATAAGGAGAGGATGAaggaaaatcttaaaatctttGATTGGGAACTCACGGACAATGAACTAGCCAAGATCAAGCAGATCCTGCAACACAGGGGTTGCCCAGGACAGAGTTTCGTTCATCATGATGGACCTTATAAGTCATTGGAGGAGCTTTGGGACGATGATGCCTGA
- the LOC109121530 gene encoding methylecgonone reductase-like isoform X4: MEYVDLYLMHFSLRLKKEVASFEFAKEDILPSWDMKGTWEAMEECCRLGLAKSIGVSNFSCKKLSQLLQYATIPPAVNQVEMNAAWQQVKLREFCREKGIHVSAWSPLGANGAIWGSLAVVENPLLKEISAAKGKSLAQVAPARGEYRS, translated from the exons ATGGAGTATGTGGATCTTTATCTGATGCATTTTTCGTTGAGGTTGAAAAAAGAAGTTGCAAGCTTTGAGTTTGCAAAGGAGGATATCCTCCCCAGCTGGGACATGAAAGGGACATGGGAAGCCATGGAAGAGTGCTGCAGATTGGGCCTAGCCAAGTCTATTGGCGTAAGCAACTTCAGTTGCAAAAAGCTCTCTCAGCTTCTCCAATATGCTACTATCCCTCCTGCTGTTAATCAG GTGGAAATGAACGCAGCATGGCAACAGGTGAAACTGAGAGAGTTTTGCAGAGAGAAGGGGATTCATGTGAGTGCATGGTCTCCATTGGGAGCAAATGGAGCCATCTGGGGCTCACTTGCAGTGGTCGAGAATCCACTTCTCAAAGAAATCTCTGCTGCAAAAGGGAAGAGCTTGGCACAG GTTGCACCAGCAAGGGGTGAGTATCGTAGTTAG
- the LOC109121530 gene encoding methylecgonone reductase-like isoform X3, with translation MEYVDLYLMHFSLRLKKEVASFEFAKEDILPSWDMKGTWEAMEECCRLGLAKSIGVSNFSCKKLSQLLQYATIPPAVNQVEMNAAWQQVKLREFCREKGIHVSAWSPLGANGAIWGSLAVVENPLLKEISAAKGKSLAQALKLEPHLSCRLCFGHLSQHSIT, from the exons ATGGAGTATGTGGATCTTTATCTGATGCATTTTTCGTTGAGGTTGAAAAAAGAAGTTGCAAGCTTTGAGTTTGCAAAGGAGGATATCCTCCCCAGCTGGGACATGAAAGGGACATGGGAAGCCATGGAAGAGTGCTGCAGATTGGGCCTAGCCAAGTCTATTGGCGTAAGCAACTTCAGTTGCAAAAAGCTCTCTCAGCTTCTCCAATATGCTACTATCCCTCCTGCTGTTAATCAG GTGGAAATGAACGCAGCATGGCAACAGGTGAAACTGAGAGAGTTTTGCAGAGAGAAGGGGATTCATGTGAGTGCATGGTCTCCATTGGGAGCAAATGGAGCCATCTGGGGCTCACTTGCAGTGGTCGAGAATCCACTTCTCAAAGAAATCTCTGCTGCAAAAGGGAAGAGCTTGGCACAG GCTCTCAAGCTTGAGCCACACCTCAGCTGTAGACTTTGCTTTGGCCACCTCTCTCAGCACAGTATCACCTAA